CATCTCAATTTGAAAGCAATGAAAATATGAACAAAACTTGGGAGAAAAGATAGTCAGATCTTATCGATTTCAATCTTAATCTTTAAGATACCTATAGGAGTTTCACCACTTTGTCAATGACTTACATATTTATAGCAGTCAGGGTTCGAAGTCTTATTGAAAGTGtgcttgtttgttccatatataaAGGCTCGAATACAGttcaaccgattttttcgaaacttTCACAAATTTTATGGGATGGGTCTGAAAGAAATAAaaggtgaacatttttttataaatttccccgtttgtaacacatcgaagcttatatattcttcatcatctTTACATTCTAAGGCTATTTAGCCGtccccgtccatctgtctgtctatagcacgctaactttcgaagtagtaaagctaggcgcttgaaattttcgtaaatacttcctgttagtggcggtcggttgggattgtaaatgcgccatatcgatccatgttttaatatagctgccttataaaccgatttcggaaccttgacttcgtgagcttctggaatgcgcaattctaatccgatttgactgaaattgtgtataaggtattttgttttaatttcgaacaaatgtgcgaagtatagtctaaatgggtttataacctaacgaaaattcaaattttgcccatgaacattccactaaggaacaggggcaaacttctcatatgtcaatgagtgcagtgcgtttcaagtttaaactcaattataagaggccgaacggcgtgccgcagtgcgacacctctttggagagaagttttacatggcatagtacctcacaaatgtttgccagcattaggggggaaaatcaccgctgaaagtttttttcggattgtctcgccaggactcaagccaataggcggacatgctaacctctgcgctacgttggcctccttcGTCATAACCTTACGCtgcttccatttaaaccgatcttggaacttgactttttgagcctctagagggtgcaattcttatcggatatgCCCGAAATTGTGTACAACTTCTTTTCCTTAAACATAAAGGCAAATATAGTATggtttcaacacatcgaaatatccatttccgatcctataaagtatatatattcttgatcgtcgtaaaaatctaagacgatctagccatgtccggccatctgtccgcctgtctgttgaaatcacgctacagtctttaaaaatagagatatgagctgaaactttgcacaaattattttttgtctataggcaggtaaagtttgaagatgggctatgtcgaaCTAttgtatatcttgatatagcccccatatagaccgatccgccgatttaggtccataaaggccacacttattatccgattttgccaaaatttggggcagtgagttgcgtagagcccctcgacatccttttttcatttggcccagatcggtccagatttgaatatagctgccatatagaccgatccctcaatttaaggttttgagcccgtaAAAGTAGCATCCGTAAAagcgacatcctccttcaatttggcccagatcggtcaagatttggatatagctgtcatataaactgatctctcgattttagattttgagcccgtaaaaggagcatttattatccgatgtcgccaaaatttgggacagtaagtaatgtaggcccctcaacatccaccttcaatttgacccagatcggtccagatttggatatagctgccatatagaccgatctctcgatttaaggttttgagcccgtaaaagtagcatttattatccgatgtcgccgaaatttgggacagtaatgttaggcccctcgacatcctccttcaatttggcccaaattggtcaagatttggatatagctgccatataaactgatttctcgattttagattttgagcccatgaaaggcacatttattatccgatgtcgccgaaatttgggacagtgagttcagttaagcacctctacatatttctgcagtttggtctagatcgatcaagatttgcatatagctgccatttagaccgatccctcgattaaaggtttttgggtccataaaaggcgcatttattgtccgatgtcgccgaaatttgggacagtgagttgtgtttgcctcttcgacatttttcattaatatgacagatatcggtccagatttagatatagctgccatatagaccgatatctcgatttaaagtcttggccccaaaagaggcgcatttataatccgttttcactgaaatttgacacagtggcttatgttaggcttttcgacaaccgttTCGTATATGtttgagattggtttatttttagatatagctagtaaaaagaccaatattttgttatacacaattgaacaatgacttgtacttgttagtatttggtctaaatcggaacatatttcgatatagctgctattgggcGGATTtcgacgaaagatggtttacatatatacccgaggtgttgggtaaccaaagttcggaccggccgaactaaacgcctttttacttgttttattttacatcTGGTCGTAAACTACTTTGCTCCCGAATTGAGGGATGAACTGGTTTCAAATATGCTAATGTGAAAAATATACCTTCAAAGAATTCAACGGACCGGATTCTCGATGCAGATTTTATGAGATTCGGTCTGGGCGATTTTCAAGCTCATATACAGTATTTGTTTACTTCCAAATTGGTTGCCCATTTTAAAACCAATACAAACATttgcaatcaaatgtttttgttttgttaataaaGTCAATAGACGTTAATAAAAATGGATATCAGCTATAATCGTTGAACTGCTATGAAACGTCAATGGaaaaatatcaaacaaattAATTCATTGGAACTCAATAATTTCTCATCACACAAATATTAGTCTCGTTCAAAGATAGGCAAAGTGAAGATGGCAAATATTAAACCTCTTGATGAGGAGCTACAAAGAGTTGCCATTGAAGAGTTGGGTGAAGTTCCCAAAAGAATTCCTGAAGATTTATTGGCCCTAAGACAATGGCTGCAGCGCCAGCCACATTTAAGATATCGTGACGATGATCAATTTCTGATACAATTTCTCAGAGGTTGTAAATACAGTTTGGAAAGAGCCAAGGAGAAACTAGACATGTATTACTCATTGAAAACCAAATATCTTGATATGATGAACTTGCTCAATGTGCATGATGAGAAATTCAGAGCAATAGGTCGTTTGGGGTGAATATACATGGGAAAAACCGAACGATGTAATTGTTGTGATTTGGTTTCTCTGCAGATTTTTTCAGGCCATGCCGAAGCCTTTAAATGGCATTGGGCCCAGGATAGGCATTCTTCAATTCAATTTCTCGGCCCACAAATATAACATAGAGGAAATGTTCCAAATAGTTACAGCCATGCATGAACTGATGATAATGCAGGACCCCTATGCCTGTATCAATGGCATCATCTACATTGTGGACTATGCCAAGGCCACGGCAAGTCACTATTTGCAATTGACTCCgaatttttgtaaaaagatTTTATCATTTATGGAAAAGTCCATGCCATTTCGTATTAAATCTGTTTACTATATCAACACCTCATCCGCAGCTCAGCAATTTTTCAAGATAATAGTGCCATTTATGTCGGAGAAGCTACAAAAAAGGGTGAGTGATGATTTTTTTAACGAATATAATGACAtctaaattgaaaaattatctCTCAAATGTAGCTCCATGTAATGGGTGACAATTTACAAGAGATGCAACAGGATCTAACTCTTCAATGTCTGCCCAAAGATTATGGAGGAGAAATGCCCTCGGTGGCGGAACTTGCTTTGGAATATGACAAGACATGGAATGACAATGAAGAATTCTTCAAACAGAATgctaattttggtaccaatgaAAGTTTGCGGCCTGGCAAACCTTTGGACATAGATGGTTTATTCGGTGTGGGGGGAACTTTTCGAAAGTTGAATGTGGATTAAGTTAGCAaagataataaaattaatatttaaataaattaaaaaataatgagCAGCATTTTGAAGAAAAGTCAAAGGGATCTGCATAAGGCTTAGAacaagggcaaaagtcgggcagtgctgactatataataccctacacctaccctataagtttAAAGTGGTAGCTATTTTTTATTCTGAACTAAATTTGAtagacctcgccggatgttttcatataggatattaaacaattcgtatcacatttcgagggAATATATAACTACGGTTACCAAATGAGCgccttattgcaatatttccaaaaatcggacgaacatatatatgggagctatgtctaaagctgaaccgatttcgaccaaacttctcagatattgtggtagtcgtcgaggaaagtgtggtacaaaattttggaaaaattggtcaataaatgcacgatatcaatatatatatatgagagccatatttaaatctgaaccaatttctatgaaattcacaattaatgtcgaaagtcataagaaaatccttcctgcaaatttcgaaagaatcggttaacaaatgagcaccttatcgcaatatttccaaaaatcggacgaacatatatattggagctatatctaaagctgaaccgatttcgaccaaatttctcagatattgtggtagtcgttgaggaaagtgtggtacaaaatttttggaagaatggtcaataaatgcgtttgcagtggctctggaaGTGTAAtccggcgatatatatatatataaatgagagctttgtctaaatctgaactgatttctatgaaattctccagtaatgtcaagaACCAAGAGAAAGtgattcctgccaaatttcaattcgGTCAACAAATGAACACATACAATAAACATTATCGCAATATTAGTTTTAAtcagacaaacatatatatgggagctatagcgaaatctgaatcgattttcccAAAGCTTATTAACTTTGTCTCTAGGCAGAAAGACATGcctgtgctaaatttgaagacCATCTTACAAAAAATGCGACCCGtagtttatacacaaattaacatggatagacggacagacggccataactaaatcgaatcacttCGTCTTATGCAACCTCCTGCGGCTGGAAAGGTCCCTGGAGTccctttttcattttcaaactgaaattacTCCTTGATGGTCCATGGGAAGTATACCCGATCCCCACATGTATTCCAAGGAAGTTTTATCTAGAATCGTTTCATAGCGACCCGACCAATAGTCTAGTTTCTATTGAGATTTACATGTGTTTAATAGGGGAACGTGTGAAAAGGTTCGTTGGTCCCTTTGTACTGAAATTTTAGGAAATCGTCAATAAGTGCACTGTCTTTTGGCTTGTTTTCCGGGAGCTGTAGGAACCACATATGATCCCTTTACAATATTCCGCTCGCTCATCTCCGAAGATATGGCGTGCATCGAAACACGCGAATCAAATCGGAAAGGCAGGGAAGTGAACTCTGCATGGAATTTGGCAAATCCAACTAACACAAAGGAATGGAAATCAATTACTTTGAAAGAGTTCGATGCttttttgaatattattttGTATGCTGCACTTACTAAATCGAATGGTGAACCTCTTGAAGAGTTTTCGGGCCCAACACGATGTCCCATATATATAAAGCTGCATTATCAATAGATCGTATGAAGTCCACAAAACAATGCTTTAGATTCGACAATGAAAATACGCGATAGCCGCTACTAATCAACAGCAAAACTGCGGCTAATGATGATATTTGGCAAATGTTGCAGCCTTATTAGGTGGCAGCTTACACTCCGCATGATGCAGTTGACCGTTGATGAGCAGTTATTCTCATACAGAGGCCGCACCCGCTTCATACAGTACATTCCATCGAAGCCTGCCAAGTACGGTGGTTGTGCGACTCAAAATCATTTTATTCTGTCAAAGCAATGATTTACTCTGGGAAATTGCCTGACCAGGCATGCGAGGTGAATCAGGGGTAAAATCTTGTACTTCAACATTCGGAGAGATTTTTGAATACAGGAGCGCACAATTAatgacgaaaatttttttcacaactttggaTTTGGCGCATACTTTGATCAGAAAGAAAAACCGCATATGTTGGAACAGTGCACTCGAATAATACATGTGTTCTTCGGGAATTCCAAAAAAGTCATACGCGTCCTGTCAACAGCACATTGTTCAGCTTCAACGAAGGCGATATAGCACTATTTTCATAACCGCATATCCAAGGATACGGAACGCAATGGAAGCGTTTGATGAAAAGGTACGAAAAATTAACTCTAATGTTCAAAAGCAGAATAACTAcataattttgttctttttagaTATTATCAAGACCGGCAGAAGGAGCAACACCGTCGTTTGCGTCTAGAACTAGCGGACCGTTCTGTGTACGGACGGCAGCGGAAAACAAGGGTCTATTGCCATTCCTGTACCAATCCAGTTTGTGCAGAGCATTCAACACTTATGCATGGATGCTACATCTGCACAGATAATATGTTGGACGAGGGACAATCTACTCAACAATAGTTTTTCATATAAACATTATAACATaatacaatataaaaaaaattgtttctaacATTCATTATacgggtggctgatgaatattgctacaatgatgaatattgctacatatttttttcggtgtatggaatacatttttcttttattcatgttaaattaaattattaaattaattattaaattattattaattaaattaattaattaattaattaaattaattattaaattattattattaaatagaaaaaaagttattacatttttttttggtagcggctttcatcagccaccctataCATGAATAAttagtaaataataataaatctataaaaaaaatttaaaaaaaatgagcCAAGGTGGACCTTGTACCTTGGCTCTtcccattttaaatttcatatttttgtaccctccaataaagcatgggggtatactaatttcgtcattcattttgtaacacatcgaaatattgatctgagacccaacaaagtgtatatattcttgatcgtgttgACATTCTAACTCTATTTAGccctgtccgaccgtctgttcgtttgttcgtccgtccgtctgtcgaaagcacgttaacttttgaaggaatgaagctagacgcttgaaattttgcacgaatacttcctattggtgtaggtcggttgcgattgtaaatgggccatattgctccatgttttgatatagctgccatataaaccgatcctggatcgtgacttcttgagcctctatagtggtttgttttggtttccaacaactgtgccaattatgttctaaatcggttcattacgatcttgacttcttgagccgctagagggcgcaattattatcggatttggctgaaatcttgcacaaagtgttttaatCTACCGCCCAATAACTGTGGttagtatggtttcaatcggttcattacctgatatggctcccatataaaccgatctcggatcttggttccttgagccgctagagggcgcaattattacccaatttggctgaaactttgcatagtgACTACCACTTTATTCTCCAACTgctaaaccaagtatggccccaatcgaatcataacctgatattgatcTCATATCATCACGGATCTTTACTTATTGaaccgctagaggacgcaatttttacaagattaggctgaaatttggcatgaagtgctttattttgatatccaacaaccaagtatggtctaaatcggttcataacctgatataactgacaGAATGTGCCCAAtccggtccatggtggagggtatataaaatttgacCCGGCCCAACTAAGcatgcttttgcttgttttattttttagagtCTCGAATCGAAATGTATTGTCTCTCATCCTATGGTAGCAGCTGCAGTATATTATAAGTATCATATTCTCTAATTGCTGTTTATGAACTGCAGATTAGAAGAACCAGATTATTGGGACAGAACAATTCATGGGTAATAAACTGAATACACTTAAATTCAATCTCACCAAACCGAAGTACTGCAAATCCATAAATAAAACCTGATAAACGGCATTGCAGTAAATTGCCATATTTCTTAGATCTTCAGTGATTGTAGATTGAGATCAACCTTTTATCTTTTGCTCtaattttttcatttagtcTGTCATTAGAAAGTCAACAACGAAGATGGCTAATATACTACCTCTTAGTCCAGAATTATAGAAAATTGCCATAGAAGAATTGGGGGAAGTGCCTTCAAGAATACCTGAAGACTTAGCGGCTTTACGAGAATGGATAAAACTTCAACCCCATTTAAGAGTACGTGACGATGATCAACTACTCATACAATTCCTTAGGGGTTGTAAGTACAGCTTGGAAAGGGCAAAggaaaaaattgatttattttattcattGAAATCCAAATATCCTCAAATGATGAATGCCACCGATGTTAATGATCCAAAGTTCCGAGAGATTTGTCACCTAAGGTAAGTTTGTGAAGAAAATTGAAGAGAGTGAAATTAACCTTCCATATGGctgaaaatatgtcaaattacCGGTTACCGGTTTGCTCTTGAAGAACAAAGAGCTGGACCTTTTCTAtttaactttaataaaaatctcTTTTATCAGCTGCTTTCTGCCATTTCCAATACCGGTCAATGGGAATGGTTCCAGAATTGTTACATTTCGCTTCCGTTACCCCACCAGCAAATTCAACCTCGAAAATGTGTGTCAGCCAGGTATAGCCTTGCATGAACTATGGATGTTGACGGATCCTTATGCATGTATCAACGGTCTTGATTATATCGTTGATTGTGGACCCGCTACCGCTAGTCATTATATGCAAATGTCACCGAATTTTTGCAAGGCTCTTGTTTCGTATTTAGAAAAATCGATGCCTTTTCGCATAAAATCGATTTACTACATCAACACGTCAACAgccacacagcagatgttcaaaATGCTATTGCCATTCTTCTCAGAGAAGTTGAGAAAAAGGGTAtgtatatcaaaatttgtttcTAAAGTTATGGTATGAgaataatttctttaatttcagATTCATATTATGGGAAATAAGTTGGAAGCATTGCACAAGGATATATCACCCAAGTATCTACCCAAGGATTATGGAGGAGATTTGGCTACAATCGAAGAAATTAATGATGCATTAGACAAAACCTGGGATACCTATAGTCAATATTTTAAGGATAATGTCAACTATGGCACCGACGAGAGTTTAAGACCTGGCAAACCGCTTGACATTGATGGTTTGTTTGGTGTGGGTGGTTCATTTAGAAAACTTAATGTTGAttaggtgagtttgaaatgttattataaagaaataaagaaaaacatttgggctcaacaaagaataataataattttcttaaaaatcgtttcattaaaaattcaatttttttataaacaagtaaaaatgtcttAAGATGtttccatttatttttaatatagtcggATAAGCATTGCTTTCTGTAAGTGCTACCGGCccacacgggataactatgggcACCACACAGAAAAGTTCTGCCCCGACTTgttggtgtccatcgttatcacgggaagcttagctgaaagctaaagcgcgcgtccacaggtagcggatagtggaaagcttcgtttttatgcggagttgctgcaaatgcggccgcgggcaatCATCGATTTCGATAGGAAGATCTCAGTGTGGGGTCAGGTGGCACTAACTCTTACTTAAACGCTGAGTGCCAATGACACTCGAGTTATttgcgccttcaaataaccaatggcaatcATCAGCGTCTGCTCCCagtttaggggcggctggaggcaagCGTCGGACCATGGGGCAAGCTTCTCGCGAAACCCAGGGGTACATATGCGTTCCCACAAAACACATGCGCAGCGCTGGGCTAGTAACCTGCTCTCGTGACACAACAatcactctgagaaacaaaagaattctAAAAATGGACTCTCCCAACGTTGACGAACCACGCAAATAAAAAAGGGCAATGATTTGCGGATATAGTACAATgtagatattaccgccttacagaatGTGCATTGGGCCGGTAATGGCGTCATAACAACTCAAAACGGTGACCAACTATACTATATCGGCCAAATACGagtcatgaatttggctgttgatttgtgattagtcggagactgaaacaccttgtcccaAACTTTACTCCggcggatgagaggctagccgcaatccgcataaaagccatttCCTTCAACATTAGCCATATTTAGAAAATAAGGAGTCAACATGCATCACAATAAATGGAAGCCAGGCGGGCAAGAGAAGTTTTCTCCTATCTGCCATTTCCAGCCCATATTTTAGTCAAGAATGGCGAAAGGACTGTGTGCCTGGAAATAATTTAGACAGGAAAAAAGATGTTCATTTAGCCATAGTCCAGCAGCTACCCTACGTCAAAGTCCGGACCTTGCAATAGCTTGTAAGGACCCTTATCAGTAGTGAGAGCGGCAGCTCCACATGTCGGAGTGGTTCCTTGAATACACCAAATTACCTCATATTGGTGAATGGCACCAAATTTATCATTCGGTTTAAAACGGCAAACCCGTTGGCCAATCTTGGTAGCATACTATATGCACTATGAACGGCCATATACCAAGATTAAATCGTCATCCTCGTTTCCAGCAAACTTCAACCCATTCCTTttcaaattatttgaaaatccCACAATTATCCAAGAGACTTAAAAAGGGGTACAAACACCGTCCTTGTGGTGATTGAACTCTAATCACAATATTCCTATTTGAGCCCTTTGCTAGTTATCCTGCCCATCGAAATAGTGTGAACTCAATTCAGGAGGAAACCTCATGCTCAGCATCATGCATTTGACATTTGTgatgtgtggtccctggttataaTCGAGCACACGCCTATGAATTTGGAaacaatttcagctcaattggaattgagccagaactaccctGGTCTGCACTTGGTAGCTATTTTACCGGTACAATAACCTAGTGAAAAACTCTTCAAACCTGCAATCTAGGTGGTTTTGTGGGTAAAGCCTCTGGAGCTAATGGGAATTTTGAACACTTTATCATTTGTTTTTTCTAGTTTGACACTCAAATATTAATATTGCcgtaaattttaaatgtcacggcgaatggaatttttttcgccctgtatacaaattttgacatatcaagttcccaaaaaaaaagatgctttgttgtagtaGTTCGCCGTTGCGGCCTTGGTGACTCTTTCGCATCCGCGGATCTTTCGCATCCTCAACTATTTCGCATCCGCGGCTAGCTCGCATCCGCGGCTCGTTCGCATCcacgattcgttcgcatccgcgcTTAGCTCGTATCCGCGATCCGTTCGCATCCTTAAATAGCATAACCGGCCGTAGATAGCTTGTTGTCCCATGCACCCTTGCTGGAGATCTTTTCATCCCGTAAACCTTGTAGTAGTGATACTTGGAATCCTAAATACATAGTGGTGTCTTTATACCACCGAACCAGAATCGAAGAAGACGATCCGGAGGGCAGCCAGGCCAGCGCTCAGTTACACAAGGTGAGTTCGACAACAAGGCGCCCGCTATCTATCCCAAACACCATTCATTGCCTGCATCGACACCTGACGCCTTCCACCAACGCCCACCGAAAGTTCACGATAAACTATAAATTGACTGCCGTCGGCAACCAcaccgaccaaaagcacttaCAAGGGGGAATTGAACTTGCGAGAGCCCGCCGTAGAGACAACACCAGCCGAGCCCATATTAACACCCTCAAACTCAACCATGATCCAAGAAACGCTTCTATAACCGAACCTATCCTAGTGAAAAACTATTCAAACATGCAATCTAGGTGGTTTTGTGGGTAAAGCCTCTGGAGCTAATGGGAATTTTGAACACTTTATAATAAGTTTTTTCTTGTTTGACACTCAAATATCAATAAACTTCTTTCCTCTTGCTCTGATTGGTTGAAGCAAATTTGCcgtaaattttaaatgtcacggcgaatggaatttttttcgccctgtatacaaattttgacatatcaagttccccaAAAAAGAtgttttgttgtagcaattcgccgttGCGCCcaccttataaatacgccttggctCCCTACGCCTTGGCGACTCCTTCGAATCCGCGGATCTTTCGCATTCGCAACTATTTCGCATCCGCGGctagctcgcatccgcgcttAAATCGCATTCACGCCTATCTCACATACGCGCTTAGCTCGCATCCGAGCTTAGCTCTCATCCGCGGGTCGTtcgcattcgcgattcgttcgcatccacgattcgttcgcatccgcgcTTAGCTCGTATCCACGATCCGTTCGCATCCTTAAATAGCATAACCGGCCGTAGATAGCTTGTTGTCCCATGCACCCTTGCTGGAGATCTTTTCATCCCGTAGACCTTGTAGTAGTGATACTTGGAATCCTAAATATATAGTGGTGTCTTTATACCACCGAACCAGAAGACGCCGTAACAGTATCCGCCAGAACTCAGAACCAAAGAAGACGATCCGGAGGGCAGCCAGGCCAGCGCTCAGTTACACAAGGAGAGTTCGACAACAAGGTGCCCGCTATCTATCCCAAACACCATTCATTGCCCGCATCGACGCCTGACGCCTTCCACCAACACCCACCGAAAGTCTACCATAAACTATAAATCGACTGCTGTCGGCAACAACACCGACCAAAAGCACTAACAAGGGGGAATTAAACTTGCTAGAGCCCGCCGTCGAGACAACACCAGCCGAGCCCACATTAACACCCTCAAACTCAACCATCATCCAAGAAACGCTTCCACTACCGAACGCTCGTAAGCATGAGCCGAAGACTAAAACCCAcactgaaagaaaaatgttcatacTATGAATGATTTTGATGGTTGTATTAATGAAATCTAACGTTAATATTGAACCAACGTAGAGTTTCATTAATACAATGAAACCTGTTATGTTGTATTTACAACCAGGATCAATTGTAAATATGAGAGGTTAATCGTTATATTTACGAAACACAGTCGTTGCATTAATGACGACTGTtcattgtattaaggataaaaaattgtttaaaaattagtTTTCATTGTATTTACGAAATGTAATTCGTTGTGTTTATTACATAGAATTGTTGTATTAATGAAATCCAATCATTGCATTAATTAACGAAATTgttcaatttacaaaaatgTAAGTGTTGTATTGATGATCACAGATCATAGTATTGATGATAATCGATCATTGTAttgatgaaaactgcgacctgtaatttacacacaaactaacatggacagacagacggacatagctaaatcgaatcagaacgtgATCAGGGTATTTTGTGTCGTTAATAAAATGATTTTTCGTTACAAACACGGTCATTTCttctaaataaaaaatcattgtATTAACGTATTTGGTTGTTGTATCAACGAACTCAACAATAGTAATAATACTAATACTACTTACTCCCCTCGTGTCGAAGTCAATCGTTCAGATAATGAACTGGGTTGTTGTATTAATGATTGCAATTCATTTTAATTCATTGGTGGTTGATCGTtatattaatgaaaatttttcattaatttttgtatGGTATTTTCAAATCTCAATCTCCGTCGTCATATCTGCCTAAAAGTTAAAAATCCCTATGGAGTGGAAAATGTACGATTGTTTCATGGCAAAAGTTAAGAATTTCtcagttttttctttaaaatatggaaaa
The genomic region above belongs to Stomoxys calcitrans chromosome 5, idStoCalc2.1, whole genome shotgun sequence and contains:
- the LOC106085628 gene encoding clavesin-2 — protein: MQLTVDEQLFSYRGRTRFIQYIPSKPAKYYQDRQKEQHRRLRLELADRSKIAIEELGEVPSRIPEDLAALREWIKLQPHLRVRDDDQLLIQFLRGCKYSLERAKEKIDLFYSLKSKYPQMMNATDVNDPKFREICHLSCFLPFPIPVNGNGSRIVTFRFRYPTSKFNLENVCQPGIALHELWMLTDPYACINGLDYIVDCGPATASHYMQMSPNFCKALVSYLEKSMPFRIKSIYYINTSTATQQMFKMLLPFFSEKLRKRIHIMGNKLEALHKDISPKYLPKDYGGDLATIEEINDALDKTWDTYSQYFKDNVNYGTDESLRPGKPLDIDGLFGVGGSFRKLNVD
- the LOC106085623 gene encoding clavesin-2-like; translation: MANIKPLDEELQRVAIEELGEVPKRIPEDLLALRQWLQRQPHLRYRDDDQFLIQFLRGCKYSLERAKEKLDMYYSLKTKYLDMMNLLNVHDEKFRAIGRLGFFQAMPKPLNGIGPRIGILQFNFSAHKYNIEEMFQIVTAMHELMIMQDPYACINGIIYIVDYAKATASHYLQLTPNFCKKILSFMEKSMPFRIKSVYYINTSSAAQQFFKIIVPFMSEKLQKRLHVMGDNLQEMQQDLTLQCLPKDYGGEMPSVAELALEYDKTWNDNEEFFKQNANFGTNESLRPGKPLDIDGLFGVGGTFRKLNVD